From the genome of Acetobacteroides hydrogenigenes, one region includes:
- a CDS encoding GNAT family N-acetyltransferase — protein MSRTISSSIETENLIIRDAVEKDIPALKSICCSWTDKQLLEGEWFEESYIEKCISEGDLPPIANASRALYQLKAICSKKDSCIVGFLDVYHGYPNPSTVWISIFVVNAQVQQHGVGREAVAAIAAAAKEKGYASLGIGVHLKNWKGLRFLTRNGFDRITDIRGDKDYGSSSFSVIYLEKPL, from the coding sequence ATGAGCAGAACTATATCCAGTAGTATAGAGACCGAAAACCTAATAATCAGAGATGCGGTGGAAAAGGATATTCCAGCGCTAAAGTCCATTTGCTGCAGCTGGACCGATAAGCAGCTGCTCGAAGGGGAGTGGTTTGAGGAAAGCTATATCGAAAAATGCATTTCGGAGGGCGATTTACCTCCTATTGCTAATGCCAGTAGGGCACTTTACCAGCTTAAGGCGATTTGCAGCAAAAAGGATTCGTGCATAGTGGGCTTTCTCGATGTGTACCATGGATATCCGAATCCATCAACGGTATGGATTAGCATATTTGTGGTTAACGCACAGGTGCAGCAGCATGGCGTTGGACGCGAAGCGGTAGCAGCAATTGCCGCCGCTGCAAAAGAAAAGGGCTATGCAAGCTTAGGCATAGGGGTACACCTTAAAAACTGGAAGGGGTTACGGTTTTTGACCAGGAATGGGTTCGATAGGATTACGGATATTCGTGGCGATAAGGATTATGGAAGCAGCAGCTTTTCGGTTATTTACTTGGAGAAGCCGCTTTAG